A single region of the Corallococcus caeni genome encodes:
- a CDS encoding flagellar hook-length control protein FliK produces MATDSESPKPAAPASGAAPELRLLDRRAFVGFPALEVQPGLRIADFALQIPDVSFPFNVSAGATRYQRKKLLFGFLELTVDADLVTRKVAELAGRLAGIEELRLHFRPGYLEGQGRLPAPERTPFTFKIAFDADGDRLAVYVYDVRLYGFSATPSVQLPGVLSEAVGALGLLPDVEVRGATGFSTRVLPALCELAALSRGYKVPTLDTARLSAAEVSSTGLRLRFAAGGLPPPAAPDEELMLALEGARAFADAEALVAQGRLAEARQAYLQAGDAQDAHPFAAERLLALLVADPQAHDLALDVAATLSRRRDRSPAALWGEAVVRERRGEGARAAERYLALCALARRTSEEAAAFFAAEAAARSSRDTAPQVAVKALHELLGLKPDHLPSLKALARASDQARDRAGAVRAYRRLAALARDPLEAADAHVHLARLCAQTEDDIAGARLHCEAALRLSPDQPDALLLLGELCHRGGEHLRALKALDRLREVSMARHELDRVGQADLLAGRVWEDGLKQPENALLRYREAVSLLPGEPEPLFASARVAEGLGRLQEALSGYQQALELAGPAPRSESVRHAAHESHHALARLSRTKLGDPARAREHLEAALALDPRDAVALDELIPYFRVTGRSQELAEALEKAAALKEEPKARAALWAEAGELYRGKLQQADKADKLLTLALEADGDHRPALESLLALAEARRDGAQLTRCLAALARLTVEPKERAQKYRRLAVAARDLAFDLDLAVHALQEVLRAEPDDLPALGELCALQRKRSDLAGLATALEDRARVAEAQGDKRLAAAALRELAGVLEARLGRVGDALVALEKAARLAPDAAVLLDLADLSLRCERPEHARRALESLLATLPRTAAPEKLADVRARLGRACELLGDREGAIAAYAQAFPLRRLDDVLATRLEALYTEAGETQALAELWATRAQALVGADRSEEAAPLFLQSARALLERGEKAAALMRLASALEASPEGPLAAEVLEALAELELERGEKLEAARLYARRATLVPDARAGAKLLFRASLLAAGTSREEAFLAEALERDATFAPARIRRGELRLTTDARAALEDFEAVLALPPADVDAPREAERVALTRKAATAAVRANRTDAARRLLAEFCARTPEDLDARLELAALHRKAGAREALADLLVELWPRLSGDARRQARRELAELCLSLGRASAAADSLRSLLAEESQDAWAAQALLELLPPPGTGTPEEEAERLELLGTLVSAASGEARAELLARRAALHRSAGRTGLARDDCAQAAKLSRRPAPLLLMLAELAREASDAPAELDAWRRAVAADATLGARARERLLALATVLLEKDERASAGDALRAAIALELPADARCDAFFALAELARRDGKPADEAAALVEAARQGPIARRVEALLLRATLLEDLGDREAAARDLEAALVLAPRHEEATLALQRVLRDLEDWARLAELLAAEAPHAPTALAASLYSELASLYLDRLGQGAPAEAALRQALRLTPADAAVRRRLVSLVAGRGELLEAAGLLEAAAEDADAAEAAALLREGVTYARQAQELDRALALARRAHARVPAKGEDLATLADLLYLRGAVREALPLQEALVQAADFRAAPEAAEATSLRLGDLAEQAGDVKRAVAAYRHLLAERPLCERAVERLAALLERDDPRGAFEVRVAHARVLAPSEDTVARLVSLAERAREALADAGIAASLLSHAAQMAKEPLPLRRRLVALYRETGRTSELLAELQPVAALSLQAGDVDAALAAYDEEARLAESLGRADEALRSLANARDLLAAGERNAEAAACERRRAELLRDVKLDLNAAEASLERAFGFAAELDTARMGAALAERRDDAAAEARWWERGLPRMTGTREGAAVLLRLARLNLGELADVQKAEGFLRQALRQDRWLTEAEGLLAELLERDGRLAELAAWYEECAEGEIDADRHAALLLQAAVLYRDRANKPEAAAAALIAARAAKPDDLDLTAQAAELLHQVRRPADAAEFDAILLEADPFREPVFTRHRAFLEESGERQALAELMLRRAERQTPAEAAASYLAAASAFREEGARERAILCEDRAFELDPANAEAFQHVRERAAGDVRRLADLLGQRAEAVAPTEALPLLRERAQRLLDAGEALKAAEAFDDYLGRAGGDVDALCARAELAAQGGGPAAAQPYDRRVLALGGDSLPVPVRVRTWLRLGHASLASGAFHDAADAFEAVVSLEPEGARGGEALSLLAEVHSRTGNGPGLYRASLQLARRAQDAATEEVLLRRAADLFDDPREAIDALVPLARLRPADASVIDRAVEGLRALGRHGDLLGIYEAGAEAAGGSRAAELLLAAASVANESLSDADTAWALTRRAAEADPENPAALRALVDGLRARKASAELLAALERLIPLTEDADESAVLRLEFATLAKDAGREDAARDALEAVVSRGASGAGYADALEALEPLLGEAHARRAEVRVARSELASGEQRVSLLVAAARAFEKAGQLDEALKAAKAAVATEPDLRAALLVAHLHRASGDAPRAARALLQAARLAAPEERPPLLLEAAGLWEKAGEMGEALEVIERIATDAPDMLSASELAERFARLGAFARALDVGFAPAMAAGEYTDALAMAAQAGDVPRTRVALWALVAMPDADPAHASALADGLREDAEWEGLLELAALSHERDAAFAVALRDEVLRARPAPVLARLRALEELGGEPGLGARLMLLLPELGLEPEALAEAVLTRVRQLPEPARLESLAFAADGWPARREELLRERYALERQLGNLESAERTLSLIAEDTKDAKARALLHLERGELLQGPLAQPAEAREAFEAALTDDADNLAAVQSLLALVDEARESTVFLALADTLAKLAGADAWTPYRERLADAYEAQQRWAEAATQLEQLPDTDERLARRVKFADARGLVGEALRLRERLTQDPVELEVILRGYLDAQLVGPAVRLAERLADAQQLTPALTRWVTERFSPSPDGAVLAVRFWPALLREKWPDVDGWTLYAEALRALGRPEAERTDGIGAALVGSDAPAPRAPVSRLEPRARDFQHPEPEGLVPVTDASLARLHVALKPVLVSLGAENVRLSVDPRGGVEAYLTSPDALVLGAGALGCFGAVELGWLCALALALGSEGVELTRPGAVLAWEDAAVVAWRAMPASLAAGRVLARLDPDVRGGDPAGVDVGAVLSRSEAFRQLALASLDV; encoded by the coding sequence ATGGCCACCGATAGCGAGTCCCCCAAGCCCGCCGCGCCCGCATCCGGCGCCGCCCCCGAGCTACGCCTGTTGGATCGGCGTGCGTTCGTGGGCTTTCCGGCCTTGGAGGTCCAGCCCGGGCTGCGCATCGCCGACTTCGCGCTCCAGATTCCGGACGTCAGCTTCCCGTTCAACGTCAGCGCGGGCGCCACGCGCTACCAGCGCAAGAAGCTGCTGTTCGGCTTCCTGGAGCTGACGGTCGACGCGGACCTCGTCACCCGCAAGGTGGCGGAGCTGGCCGGGCGGCTCGCGGGCATCGAGGAGCTGCGGCTGCACTTCCGCCCCGGCTACCTGGAGGGCCAGGGCCGGCTGCCCGCGCCGGAGCGCACGCCGTTCACGTTCAAGATCGCCTTCGACGCGGACGGGGACCGGCTGGCCGTCTACGTCTACGACGTGCGGCTGTATGGCTTCTCCGCCACGCCGTCGGTGCAGCTGCCGGGCGTCCTGTCGGAGGCCGTGGGCGCGCTGGGCCTCCTGCCGGACGTGGAGGTGCGCGGCGCCACCGGCTTCTCCACCCGCGTGCTGCCCGCGCTGTGCGAGCTGGCCGCGCTGAGCCGGGGCTACAAGGTGCCCACGCTGGACACCGCGCGCCTGTCCGCGGCGGAGGTCTCCAGCACGGGCCTGCGGCTGCGCTTCGCCGCCGGTGGGCTGCCGCCGCCCGCCGCGCCGGACGAGGAGCTGATGCTGGCGCTGGAGGGCGCGCGGGCCTTCGCGGACGCGGAAGCGCTGGTCGCGCAGGGCCGGCTCGCGGAGGCGCGGCAGGCGTACCTCCAGGCCGGAGACGCGCAGGACGCGCACCCGTTCGCGGCGGAGCGGCTGCTGGCGTTGCTCGTCGCGGATCCGCAGGCGCACGACCTGGCCCTGGATGTGGCGGCCACGCTGTCGCGCCGCCGGGACCGCAGCCCCGCGGCGCTGTGGGGCGAGGCCGTGGTGCGCGAGCGCCGGGGTGAAGGTGCCCGCGCGGCGGAGCGCTACCTGGCGCTGTGCGCGCTGGCCCGTCGCACGTCGGAAGAGGCTGCCGCGTTCTTCGCCGCCGAGGCCGCCGCGCGCTCCTCGCGCGACACCGCGCCGCAGGTGGCGGTGAAGGCGCTGCACGAGCTGCTGGGCCTCAAGCCGGACCACCTGCCGTCGTTGAAGGCGCTGGCGCGCGCGTCGGACCAGGCGCGCGACCGGGCGGGCGCGGTGCGGGCGTACCGGCGGCTCGCGGCCCTGGCGCGCGACCCGTTGGAGGCCGCGGACGCGCACGTGCACCTGGCGCGGCTGTGCGCACAGACGGAGGACGACATCGCGGGGGCCCGGCTGCACTGCGAGGCCGCGCTGCGCCTGTCGCCGGATCAACCGGACGCGCTGCTCCTGCTGGGCGAGCTGTGCCACCGCGGCGGCGAGCACCTGCGCGCGCTGAAGGCGCTGGACCGGCTGCGCGAAGTGTCCATGGCGCGCCACGAGCTGGACCGCGTGGGACAGGCGGACCTGCTCGCGGGCCGGGTGTGGGAAGACGGCCTGAAGCAGCCGGAGAACGCGCTCTTGCGCTACCGCGAGGCGGTGTCGCTGCTGCCCGGTGAGCCGGAGCCGCTGTTCGCGTCCGCGCGCGTGGCCGAAGGCCTGGGCCGGTTGCAGGAGGCCCTGAGCGGCTACCAGCAGGCGCTGGAGCTGGCGGGACCGGCGCCGCGTTCGGAGAGCGTGCGCCACGCCGCGCACGAGAGCCACCACGCGCTGGCCCGGCTGTCGCGCACGAAGCTGGGTGACCCGGCGCGGGCGCGCGAGCACCTGGAAGCGGCGCTCGCGTTGGATCCGCGCGACGCGGTCGCGCTGGATGAGCTGATTCCATACTTCCGCGTCACCGGCCGCTCGCAGGAACTGGCCGAGGCGCTGGAGAAGGCCGCTGCTCTCAAGGAGGAGCCGAAGGCCCGCGCCGCGCTGTGGGCCGAGGCGGGCGAGCTGTACCGGGGCAAGCTCCAACAGGCGGACAAGGCCGACAAGCTGCTCACGCTCGCGCTGGAGGCGGATGGCGACCACCGGCCCGCGCTGGAGTCGCTGCTCGCGCTGGCCGAGGCCCGCCGCGACGGTGCGCAGCTCACCCGGTGCCTCGCGGCGCTGGCGCGGCTGACGGTGGAGCCGAAGGAGCGGGCGCAGAAGTACCGCCGCCTCGCGGTGGCCGCGCGCGACCTGGCATTCGACCTGGACCTCGCCGTGCATGCGCTGCAGGAGGTGCTGCGCGCGGAGCCGGATGACCTGCCTGCGCTGGGCGAGCTGTGCGCGTTGCAGCGCAAGCGCTCCGACCTGGCGGGGCTCGCGACGGCGCTGGAGGACCGCGCGCGCGTGGCCGAGGCGCAGGGCGACAAGCGGCTGGCGGCGGCGGCGCTGCGTGAGCTGGCCGGCGTGCTGGAGGCGCGGCTGGGTCGCGTGGGCGACGCGCTGGTGGCGCTGGAGAAGGCCGCGCGGCTCGCGCCGGACGCGGCGGTGCTGCTGGACCTGGCGGACCTGAGCCTGCGCTGCGAGCGGCCCGAGCATGCCCGGCGCGCGCTGGAGTCGCTCTTGGCCACGCTGCCGCGCACCGCGGCGCCGGAGAAGCTGGCGGACGTGCGCGCGCGGCTGGGACGGGCGTGTGAGCTGCTGGGCGACCGCGAGGGAGCCATCGCCGCGTACGCGCAGGCGTTCCCGCTGCGCCGGCTGGACGACGTGCTCGCCACGCGGCTGGAGGCCCTCTACACGGAGGCCGGCGAGACGCAGGCGCTGGCGGAGCTGTGGGCCACGCGCGCGCAGGCGCTGGTGGGCGCGGACCGGTCGGAGGAGGCCGCGCCGCTGTTCCTCCAGAGCGCGCGCGCCCTGCTGGAGCGCGGGGAGAAGGCCGCCGCGCTGATGCGCCTGGCCTCCGCGCTGGAGGCGAGCCCCGAGGGACCGCTCGCCGCCGAGGTGCTGGAGGCGTTGGCCGAGCTGGAGCTGGAGCGCGGCGAGAAGCTGGAGGCGGCGCGGCTGTACGCGCGGCGGGCCACGCTGGTGCCGGATGCCCGGGCGGGCGCGAAGCTGCTCTTCCGCGCGTCGCTGCTGGCCGCGGGCACGAGCCGCGAGGAGGCCTTCCTCGCCGAGGCGCTGGAGCGCGACGCGACGTTCGCGCCCGCGAGGATCCGCCGGGGCGAGCTGCGGCTGACCACGGATGCCCGCGCCGCGCTGGAGGACTTCGAGGCGGTGCTGGCCTTGCCGCCCGCGGACGTGGACGCCCCGCGCGAGGCGGAGCGCGTGGCCCTCACGCGCAAGGCCGCCACCGCCGCCGTGCGCGCGAACCGCACGGACGCGGCCCGGCGCCTGCTCGCGGAGTTCTGCGCGCGCACGCCCGAGGACCTGGACGCGCGGCTGGAATTGGCCGCGCTGCACCGCAAGGCCGGCGCCCGCGAGGCCCTGGCGGACCTGCTGGTGGAGCTGTGGCCGCGCCTCTCCGGAGACGCCCGCCGTCAGGCTCGCCGCGAGCTGGCGGAGCTGTGCCTCTCCCTGGGCCGTGCGAGCGCCGCGGCGGATTCGCTGCGCAGCCTGCTGGCGGAGGAGTCGCAGGACGCGTGGGCGGCGCAGGCGCTGCTGGAGCTGCTGCCCCCGCCCGGTACGGGCACGCCGGAAGAAGAAGCCGAGCGGCTGGAGCTGCTGGGCACGCTGGTGTCCGCCGCGTCGGGTGAGGCCCGCGCCGAACTGCTCGCGCGCCGTGCCGCCCTGCACCGCAGCGCGGGCCGCACGGGCCTCGCACGGGACGACTGCGCCCAGGCCGCGAAGCTGTCGCGTCGCCCCGCGCCGCTGCTGCTGATGCTGGCGGAGCTGGCGCGCGAGGCGTCGGACGCGCCCGCTGAACTGGATGCCTGGCGCCGCGCTGTCGCCGCGGATGCCACCCTGGGTGCTCGCGCCCGGGAGCGGCTGCTGGCCCTGGCCACCGTGCTGCTGGAGAAGGACGAGCGCGCCTCCGCCGGGGACGCGCTGCGTGCCGCCATCGCGCTGGAGCTGCCCGCCGACGCGCGGTGCGACGCCTTCTTCGCGCTCGCCGAGCTGGCCCGCCGCGACGGCAAGCCCGCCGACGAAGCCGCCGCGCTGGTCGAGGCCGCGCGTCAGGGGCCCATCGCCCGCCGCGTGGAGGCGCTCCTGCTGCGCGCCACGCTGCTCGAAGACCTGGGTGACCGCGAGGCCGCCGCGCGCGACCTGGAAGCCGCGCTCGTCCTGGCGCCGCGCCACGAAGAGGCCACGCTCGCGCTGCAGCGCGTGCTGCGCGACCTGGAGGACTGGGCCCGGCTCGCGGAGTTGCTCGCCGCCGAGGCGCCCCATGCGCCAACCGCCCTCGCCGCGTCGCTGTACTCGGAGCTCGCGAGCCTCTACCTCGACCGGCTGGGGCAGGGTGCGCCCGCCGAGGCCGCGCTGCGACAGGCGCTGCGGCTGACCCCGGCCGACGCGGCGGTGCGCCGCCGGCTGGTGTCGCTGGTGGCCGGTCGCGGCGAGCTGCTGGAGGCCGCGGGCCTGTTGGAGGCCGCGGCGGAGGACGCCGACGCCGCCGAGGCCGCGGCGCTGCTGCGCGAGGGCGTCACGTACGCGCGGCAGGCCCAGGAGCTGGACCGGGCGCTGGCCCTGGCGCGTCGCGCGCATGCGCGGGTGCCCGCGAAGGGCGAGGACCTGGCCACGCTGGCGGACCTGCTCTACCTGCGCGGCGCGGTGCGCGAAGCGCTGCCGTTGCAGGAGGCCCTGGTCCAGGCGGCGGACTTCCGCGCGGCTCCGGAGGCGGCGGAGGCCACGAGCTTGCGCCTGGGTGACCTGGCGGAGCAGGCCGGCGACGTGAAGCGCGCGGTGGCCGCGTACCGGCACCTGCTGGCGGAGCGTCCGCTGTGCGAGCGCGCCGTGGAGCGCCTTGCCGCGCTGCTGGAGCGCGATGATCCGCGCGGTGCCTTCGAGGTGCGCGTCGCCCACGCGCGCGTGCTGGCGCCGTCCGAGGACACCGTCGCGCGGCTCGTGTCGCTGGCGGAGCGCGCACGCGAGGCGCTGGCGGACGCGGGCATCGCCGCATCGCTGCTGTCGCACGCGGCGCAGATGGCGAAGGAGCCCTTGCCGCTGCGCCGCCGGCTCGTCGCGCTCTACCGCGAGACGGGCCGCACGTCGGAGCTGCTGGCGGAGCTCCAGCCGGTGGCCGCGCTCAGCCTCCAGGCCGGGGACGTGGACGCCGCGCTCGCGGCCTATGACGAAGAGGCCCGGCTCGCCGAGTCGCTGGGCCGCGCGGACGAAGCGCTTCGCTCGCTCGCCAATGCGCGCGACCTGCTCGCCGCCGGGGAGCGCAACGCGGAGGCCGCCGCGTGTGAGCGCCGCCGCGCGGAGCTGCTGCGCGACGTGAAGCTGGACCTGAACGCGGCCGAAGCGTCCCTGGAGCGCGCCTTCGGGTTCGCCGCGGAGCTGGACACCGCGCGCATGGGCGCGGCCCTGGCCGAGCGCCGCGACGACGCGGCCGCCGAGGCGCGCTGGTGGGAGCGCGGACTGCCCCGGATGACGGGCACGCGCGAGGGCGCGGCGGTGCTGCTGCGGCTTGCCCGCCTGAACCTGGGCGAGCTCGCGGACGTGCAAAAGGCCGAGGGCTTCCTGCGTCAGGCCCTGCGCCAGGACCGGTGGCTCACGGAGGCTGAAGGACTGCTCGCGGAGTTGCTGGAGCGCGACGGACGGCTCGCGGAGCTGGCCGCCTGGTACGAGGAGTGCGCGGAGGGGGAGATTGACGCCGACCGTCACGCGGCGCTGCTCCTCCAGGCCGCGGTCCTCTACCGCGACCGCGCGAACAAGCCGGAGGCCGCCGCCGCCGCGCTCATCGCCGCGCGCGCCGCGAAGCCGGACGACCTGGACCTGACCGCGCAGGCGGCGGAGCTGCTGCACCAGGTGCGCCGCCCCGCCGACGCCGCGGAGTTCGACGCCATCCTCCTGGAGGCGGATCCGTTCCGGGAGCCCGTCTTCACGCGCCACCGCGCCTTCCTGGAGGAGAGCGGCGAGCGCCAGGCCCTGGCCGAGCTGATGCTCCGCCGCGCCGAGCGCCAGACGCCCGCCGAGGCCGCCGCGAGCTACCTCGCCGCCGCGAGCGCCTTCCGCGAAGAGGGGGCCCGCGAGCGCGCCATCCTCTGCGAGGACCGCGCGTTCGAGCTGGACCCCGCCAACGCGGAGGCCTTCCAGCACGTGCGCGAGCGCGCCGCCGGAGACGTGCGCCGGCTGGCGGACCTGCTGGGCCAGCGCGCGGAGGCCGTGGCCCCCACGGAAGCGCTGCCCCTGTTGCGTGAGCGGGCCCAGCGCCTGCTGGACGCGGGCGAAGCGCTCAAGGCCGCGGAGGCCTTCGACGACTACCTGGGCCGCGCGGGCGGCGACGTGGATGCGCTCTGCGCCCGCGCCGAGCTGGCCGCGCAGGGTGGAGGCCCCGCCGCCGCGCAGCCGTATGACCGCCGGGTGCTGGCGCTGGGCGGGGACTCGCTGCCGGTGCCGGTGCGCGTGCGCACGTGGCTGCGGCTGGGCCATGCGTCGCTCGCGTCGGGGGCGTTCCACGACGCGGCGGATGCCTTCGAAGCCGTGGTGTCGCTGGAGCCGGAGGGCGCGCGCGGCGGTGAGGCGCTGTCGCTGCTCGCGGAGGTGCACTCGCGCACGGGCAACGGCCCCGGGCTGTACCGCGCGTCGTTGCAGCTGGCGCGCAGGGCCCAGGACGCGGCGACGGAAGAGGTGCTGCTGCGCCGCGCGGCCGACCTCTTCGATGATCCGCGCGAGGCCATCGACGCGCTGGTGCCCCTGGCCCGGTTGCGCCCGGCGGACGCGAGCGTCATCGACCGCGCGGTGGAGGGCCTGCGCGCCCTGGGCCGCCACGGCGACCTGCTGGGCATCTACGAAGCGGGCGCGGAGGCCGCGGGAGGCTCGCGCGCCGCGGAGCTGCTGCTCGCCGCCGCGTCCGTGGCGAACGAGTCGCTGTCGGACGCGGACACGGCCTGGGCCCTCACGCGCCGCGCGGCGGAAGCGGATCCGGAGAACCCGGCCGCCCTGCGCGCGCTGGTGGACGGCCTGCGCGCGCGCAAGGCGTCCGCCGAGCTGCTCGCCGCGCTGGAGCGGCTGATCCCCCTCACGGAGGACGCGGACGAGTCCGCGGTGCTCCGGCTGGAGTTCGCGACGCTGGCGAAGGACGCGGGCCGCGAGGACGCCGCCCGCGACGCGCTGGAGGCCGTGGTGTCGCGGGGCGCTTCCGGTGCCGGCTACGCCGACGCGTTGGAGGCCCTGGAGCCGCTGCTCGGTGAGGCGCACGCGCGCCGCGCCGAGGTGCGCGTGGCCCGCTCGGAGCTGGCGTCGGGTGAACAGCGGGTGTCGCTGCTGGTGGCCGCCGCGCGCGCCTTCGAGAAGGCGGGCCAACTGGACGAGGCGCTGAAGGCCGCGAAGGCCGCCGTCGCCACGGAGCCGGACCTGCGCGCCGCGCTGCTCGTCGCGCACCTGCACCGCGCCTCCGGAGACGCGCCCCGCGCCGCCCGCGCGCTGTTGCAGGCGGCCCGGCTCGCCGCCCCCGAGGAGCGTCCCCCGCTGCTGCTGGAGGCCGCCGGCCTCTGGGAGAAGGCGGGGGAGATGGGCGAGGCGCTGGAGGTCATCGAGCGCATCGCCACCGACGCACCGGACATGCTGTCCGCGTCGGAGCTGGCCGAGCGCTTCGCCCGCCTGGGCGCCTTCGCGCGCGCCCTGGACGTGGGCTTCGCGCCCGCCATGGCCGCCGGCGAGTACACCGACGCGCTGGCCATGGCCGCGCAGGCGGGCGACGTGCCCCGCACGCGCGTGGCCCTCTGGGCCCTGGTCGCGATGCCGGACGCGGACCCCGCCCACGCCTCCGCGCTGGCGGACGGCCTGCGCGAGGACGCGGAGTGGGAAGGCCTGCTGGAGCTGGCAGCCCTGTCCCACGAGCGCGACGCCGCCTTCGCCGTGGCGCTGCGCGACGAGGTCCTGCGCGCCCGTCCGGCCCCGGTGCTCGCGCGCCTGCGCGCATTGGAAGAACTGGGCGGCGAGCCCGGCCTCGGCGCGCGCCTGATGCTCCTGTTGCCGGAGCTGGGCCTGGAGCCGGAGGCCCTGGCCGAAGCGGTGCTCACCCGGGTGCGTCAGCTGCCGGAGCCCGCGCGGCTGGAGTCGCTGGCCTTCGCCGCGGACGGCTGGCCCGCGCGCCGCGAGGAGCTGTTGCGCGAGCGCTACGCCCTGGAGCGCCAGCTGGGCAACCTGGAGTCCGCGGAGCGCACGCTGTCGCTCATCGCGGAGGACACGAAGGACGCCAAGGCGCGCGCGCTGCTGCACCTGGAGCGCGGTGAGCTGCTCCAGGGCCCGCTGGCCCAGCCCGCCGAGGCGCGCGAGGCCTTCGAGGCCGCGCTCACCGACGACGCGGACAACCTCGCCGCCGTGCAGTCGCTGCTCGCGCTGGTGGACGAGGCGCGCGAGTCCACGGTGTTCCTCGCGCTGGCGGACACCCTCGCGAAGCTCGCGGGCGCCGACGCGTGGACGCCGTACCGCGAGCGCCTGGCGGACGCCTACGAAGCCCAGCAGCGCTGGGCCGAGGCGGCCACGCAGCTGGAGCAGCTCCCGGACACCGACGAGCGGCTGGCCCGCCGCGTGAAGTTCGCCGACGCGCGCGGCCTGGTGGGCGAAGCGCTGCGGCTGCGCGAGCGCCTCACGCAGGACCCTGTGGAGCTGGAGGTCATCCTGCGCGGCTACCTGGACGCGCAGCTCGTGGGCCCGGCGGTGCGCCTGGCGGAGCGGCTCGCGGACGCGCAACAGCTCACGCCCGCGCTGACGCGGTGGGTGACCGAGCGCTTCTCTCCGTCCCCGGACGGCGCGGTGCTCGCGGTGCGCTTCTGGCCCGCGCTCCTGCGTGAGAAGTGGCCGGACGTGGATGGCTGGACGCTGTACGCGGAAGCGCTGCGCGCCCTGGGCCGTCCGGAGGCGGAGCGCACGGACGGCATCGGCGCCGCGCTCGTCGGCAGCGACGCCCCCGCGCCTCGCGCGCCCGTGTCGCGGCTGGAGCCTCGCGCGCGGGACTTCCAGCACCCGGAGCCGGAGGGCCTGGTGCCGGTGACGGACGCGAGCCTCGCGCGGCTGCACGTCGCGCTGAAGCCGGTGCTCGTGTCGCTGGGCGCGGAGAACGTGCGCCTGTCCGTGGATCCGCGCGGCGGCGTGGAGGCGTACCTCACGTCGCCGGACGCGCTGGTGCTGGGCGCGGGCGCGCTCGGCTGCTTCGGCGCGGTGGAGCTGGGCTGGCTGTGCGCGCTGGCGCTGGCGCTGGGCTCCGAGGGCGTGGAGCTCACCCGTCCCGGCGCGGTGCTGGCGTGGGAGGACGCGGCGGTGGTGGCCTGGCGCGCGATGCCCGCGTCGCTGGCGGCGGGGCGCGTGCTGGCGCGGCTGGACCCGGACGTGCGCGGCGGTGACCCGGCGGGCGTGGATGTGGGCGCGGTGCTGTCCCGCAGCGAGGCCTTCCGGCAATTGGCCCTGGCCTCGCTGGACGTCTAA
- the queC gene encoding 7-cyano-7-deazaguanine synthase QueC, whose amino-acid sequence MAKRAVVLLSGGLDSTTCLAMAKADGFEPVCLSIAYGQRHAVELERAKKVASAMGVRDVRVVTVDLRQVGGSALTDDIPVPKDRSEDAMSHDVPVTYVPARNALFLSLALGLAEVVGATDLYIGVNAVDYSGYPDCRPEFIRSFEAMAQLATKAGVEGATFKVHAPLSGLTKAQIIQAGVKLGVDYGMTHSCYDPDAQGRACGRCDSCLLRAKGFQEAGVPDPTVYTDGVR is encoded by the coding sequence ATGGCGAAGCGTGCGGTGGTGCTGCTGTCCGGCGGCCTGGACTCGACGACGTGCCTGGCGATGGCGAAGGCGGACGGCTTCGAGCCGGTGTGCCTGTCCATCGCCTACGGCCAGCGCCACGCGGTGGAGCTGGAGCGCGCGAAGAAGGTCGCCTCCGCCATGGGCGTGCGCGACGTGCGCGTGGTGACGGTGGACCTGCGGCAGGTGGGCGGCTCGGCCCTCACGGACGACATCCCGGTGCCCAAGGACCGCTCGGAGGACGCCATGTCCCACGACGTCCCCGTCACCTACGTGCCCGCGCGCAACGCGCTGTTCCTCTCGCTGGCGCTGGGGCTGGCGGAGGTGGTGGGCGCTACGGACCTCTACATCGGCGTCAACGCGGTGGACTACAGCGGCTACCCGGACTGCCGCCCGGAGTTCATCCGCTCCTTCGAGGCCATGGCCCAGCTGGCCACCAAGGCGGGCGTGGAGGGCGCGACCTTCAAGGTGCACGCGCCGCTGTCCGGCCTCACCAAGGCGCAGATCATCCAGGCCGGCGTGAAGCTGGGCGTGGACTACGGGATGACGCACTCCTGCTACGACCCGGACGCCCAGGGCCGCGCGTGTGGCCGCTGCGACAGCTGCCTGCTGCGCGCCAAGGGCTTCCAGGAGGCCGGTGTGCCGGACCCCACGGTGTATACGGACGGGGTGCGCTGA
- the ddpX gene encoding D-alanyl-D-alanine dipeptidase — MLTATGLTLTLALLGSAPKAAAPKAELVDATTVIPDLVLDLRYATKDNFLKKQVYPDGARCLLLPDSAKRLSRAADALRPQGYRLKVYDCYRPRAVQYEMWKILPKPGYVADPRKGSNHNRGGAVDLTLVTKDGAEVEMPTPFDDFTPAAHHGYSGGTPASREHREVLRKAMEGAGFQRNKMEWWHYDLPGATKLPVLDVPFTPAG; from the coding sequence ATGCTCACGGCGACGGGACTCACGCTGACCCTGGCGTTGCTCGGAAGCGCACCGAAGGCCGCCGCACCGAAGGCGGAGCTGGTGGACGCGACCACCGTCATCCCGGACCTGGTGCTGGACCTGCGCTACGCGACGAAGGACAACTTCCTCAAGAAGCAGGTGTACCCGGACGGCGCGCGGTGTCTGTTGTTGCCGGACTCGGCGAAGCGCCTGTCGCGGGCCGCGGACGCGCTGCGCCCCCAGGGCTACCGGCTGAAGGTGTACGACTGCTACCGGCCGCGCGCGGTGCAGTACGAGATGTGGAAGATCCTCCCGAAGCCCGGCTACGTGGCGGACCCGCGCAAGGGCTCCAACCACAACCGGGGCGGGGCGGTGGACCTGACCCTGGTGACGAAGGATGGGGCGGAGGTGGAGATGCCCACCCCCTTCGACGACTTCACCCCCGCGGCGCACCACGGCTACTCCGGCGGCACCCCCGCCTCGCGCGAACACCGCGAGGTGCTGCGCAAGGCCATGGAGGGCGCCGGCTTCCAGCGCAACAAGATGGAGTGGTGGCATTACGACCTGCCCGGCGCTACGAAATTGCCGGTGCTGGACGTGCCCTTCACCCCGGCGGGGTGA